Proteins encoded together in one Thermodesulforhabdus norvegica window:
- a CDS encoding TRAP transporter permease, with amino-acid sequence MTEDAQIQKDETLKKLLEKEEKTGRKLTGVWHYIIAVMSVFMVCFYFYSAGIKPVAVQYNRGLYVLLTYVMVFLVYPFSKRSPTGRPSVFDIILALLSIFATGYWIKEFEALNYRIGSETKLDIYISILGLLLSLEVSRRVLGWAMTIMGFLAAAYCYFGPWMPGPFAHRQFSIERTAVHLFLTQDGVFGVMANVLVTYVILFIFFGAFLKKSGAGQFFLDFPMSIAGKTTGGPAKVACMASTFFGSISGSAIANTVSTGTFTIPLMKKAGFRPHVAGAIEPSASIVGMFMPPIMGAGGFLMAELTRTPYVEIMKMAVGPALLYFLSVFVMVHFEAKKHGIVGLKEDLPNWKEILRKEWYMSLPLIVIVVLMLLGFSPGLSAFWASITCIVISWFRPDTRMGIREIYEAMLEGARNTLVIGATVGVIGMIVGSIALTGVGLKFSDIIISLSQGNLTVAILLIGLASLVLGMGVPVTAAYLITAVLAVPALDKMGVNPIAAHMIVYWFSQDSNITPPVCVAAYAGAAIAGSDPWKTGWTCFKFAKFLYIGPFLFAYVPGILLQGSWHEIVMAYLSATIGTIAFGALTMGYLIRKTTIIEWIFFAVGTFLCYHPHLITDLTGIGLIGLVYLSQKYRERKERLASQAVKP; translated from the coding sequence ATGACGGAAGACGCTCAGATTCAGAAAGACGAAACCCTGAAGAAGCTCCTGGAAAAGGAAGAAAAAACGGGTCGAAAGCTCACGGGTGTATGGCACTATATCATCGCCGTAATGAGCGTGTTTATGGTTTGCTTCTATTTCTATTCTGCGGGAATTAAGCCCGTAGCCGTGCAGTACAACCGGGGGCTTTACGTACTTCTGACCTATGTTATGGTTTTCCTCGTGTATCCTTTCTCCAAACGGTCACCCACAGGCCGCCCCTCTGTCTTCGACATTATTCTTGCCCTTTTGTCCATTTTTGCGACGGGTTACTGGATCAAAGAATTTGAAGCATTGAACTACAGGATAGGAAGCGAGACAAAGCTTGACATCTACATAAGTATTCTCGGACTGCTTCTTTCGCTGGAAGTGTCGAGGCGTGTTCTGGGCTGGGCCATGACAATTATGGGATTTCTTGCGGCGGCATACTGTTACTTTGGGCCCTGGATGCCCGGCCCCTTTGCCCACAGGCAATTCAGCATAGAAAGAACTGCAGTGCATCTTTTCTTAACGCAGGACGGCGTTTTCGGCGTAATGGCAAACGTTCTGGTCACTTACGTGATTCTTTTTATTTTCTTCGGGGCATTCCTGAAAAAGTCGGGAGCCGGTCAGTTCTTCCTCGATTTTCCCATGTCAATCGCCGGAAAGACCACCGGTGGGCCAGCTAAGGTCGCCTGTATGGCATCGACATTTTTCGGCTCCATCTCGGGCAGCGCAATAGCCAATACTGTTTCGACGGGAACCTTTACAATCCCGCTTATGAAAAAAGCGGGGTTTCGGCCTCACGTTGCGGGAGCCATAGAGCCTTCCGCATCAATCGTCGGGATGTTCATGCCGCCGATTATGGGAGCCGGCGGTTTTCTCATGGCAGAACTCACCAGAACTCCCTACGTTGAAATAATGAAGATGGCCGTCGGGCCCGCCCTGTTATATTTTCTCTCCGTATTCGTTATGGTCCATTTCGAAGCCAAAAAGCACGGAATAGTCGGCCTTAAGGAAGACCTCCCGAACTGGAAGGAAATCCTCAGAAAAGAGTGGTACATGTCGCTCCCTCTGATTGTGATTGTTGTCCTTATGCTTCTGGGATTTTCTCCGGGACTCTCCGCCTTCTGGGCATCCATTACCTGCATCGTCATAAGCTGGTTCAGGCCCGATACGCGTATGGGAATTCGGGAAATCTACGAAGCCATGCTCGAAGGGGCGCGCAACACCCTCGTCATAGGTGCAACGGTCGGCGTTATAGGCATGATCGTCGGATCCATAGCCTTGACCGGAGTAGGTCTAAAGTTTTCCGACATTATCATATCCCTGTCTCAGGGTAATCTAACCGTTGCCATACTTCTCATAGGTCTTGCCTCCCTTGTGCTTGGAATGGGAGTTCCCGTCACGGCGGCTTACCTCATCACGGCCGTTCTGGCAGTTCCGGCACTGGACAAGATGGGTGTGAACCCCATTGCCGCACACATGATCGTGTACTGGTTCAGCCAGGATTCGAACATAACTCCACCGGTGTGCGTTGCGGCTTATGCCGGTGCCGCCATAGCGGGATCGGATCCGTGGAAAACCGGCTGGACCTGTTTCAAGTTTGCCAAGTTCCTTTACATAGGCCCTTTCCTCTTCGCATACGTTCCGGGCATACTTCTTCAGGGGTCCTGGCACGAAATTGTTATGGCCTACCTTTCGGCAACTATCGGAACCATTGCCTTTGGAGCCCTGACGATGGGCTATCTGATCAGAAAAACCACAATTATTGAATGGATCTTTTTCGCCGTGGGAACCTTTCTCTGCTACCATCCTCACCTGATAACCGATCTGACGGGAATCGGTCTCATAGGGCTCGTTTACCTGTCCCAGAAGTACAGAGAAAGAAAGGAAAGGCTGGCATCTCAGGCCGTAAAACCATGA
- a CDS encoding TAXI family TRAP transporter solute-binding subunit, whose protein sequence is MRRFGRLAMSLALIGMLALGIGTTVFAAKAFLAFGGGPVGGTFNYFANAIAIYLTKNVPDVEVSSEGSGGSAENLKRLHRHDIDFGIVYAGDLYLGRMGKLPKDPTKYTNVRAVAYLYGAPAQLVVLKNSNITSAKQLVGKKVAVGNAGSGAALSAERFFRTLGIWDKIEPQFLGYSAAAAAFKDRKIDAFWVLVGYPNASIIEASTQDEIRLINVYNDAVEAGFFDKYPFYSKVVIPKGTYRGQDEDVVTFQDSAYWSANKDVDPEIVYQALAAIFSPQGLEHMRKAHKAANEMSIENGVTGLSIPLHKGAYKFWSEKGLQIPDQYKPID, encoded by the coding sequence ATGAGAAGATTCGGCAGGCTTGCTATGTCTCTGGCCTTAATCGGGATGCTTGCTCTGGGAATTGGGACCACCGTATTTGCCGCAAAAGCCTTTCTTGCGTTCGGAGGAGGTCCCGTTGGAGGAACCTTTAACTACTTTGCCAACGCCATAGCAATCTACCTCACCAAGAACGTTCCCGATGTGGAGGTTTCAAGTGAGGGTTCAGGGGGCTCGGCCGAGAACCTCAAAAGATTGCACCGCCACGACATTGATTTCGGTATTGTGTACGCAGGTGACCTTTATCTGGGGCGCATGGGCAAATTACCGAAAGACCCCACCAAGTACACCAATGTACGAGCCGTTGCCTACCTCTACGGTGCTCCTGCACAGCTTGTCGTATTGAAAAACAGCAACATCACCTCGGCAAAACAGCTCGTTGGAAAGAAAGTCGCCGTGGGTAATGCCGGTTCCGGAGCTGCTCTTTCGGCAGAACGATTTTTCCGCACTTTAGGTATATGGGACAAGATTGAGCCTCAGTTTCTGGGTTATTCGGCAGCCGCTGCGGCTTTTAAAGACCGCAAGATCGACGCCTTCTGGGTTCTTGTCGGCTATCCCAATGCCTCTATTATTGAAGCGAGCACACAGGATGAAATCCGCCTCATCAACGTTTACAACGACGCCGTTGAAGCCGGTTTCTTTGATAAGTATCCCTTCTATTCCAAGGTCGTAATTCCCAAGGGGACGTACAGAGGACAGGACGAAGATGTCGTCACCTTCCAGGACAGCGCCTACTGGTCCGCCAACAAGGATGTCGATCCGGAGATTGTTTATCAGGCACTGGCCGCAATTTTCTCTCCCCAGGGACTGGAGCACATGAGGAAAGCCCATAAAGCGGCAAACGAAATGAGCATTGAAAACGGCGTTACGGGCCTCTCCATACCCTTACACAAAGGCGCATACAAATTCTGGAGTGAAAAAGGCCTTCAGATTCCGGACCAGTACAAGCCGATAGATTAA
- a CDS encoding sodium ion-translocating decarboxylase subunit beta, protein MELVLDFLSNTGFALADYRHLIMIAVGCVFIYLGIAKHYEPLLLVPIGFGILMGNVPVFKGFGLGIYERGSVLNYLYFGVRQGIYPPLIFLGIGAMTDFSYMLAQPRLILLGAAAQIGIFITFLCALALGFPANEAASIGIIGGADGPTAIFLSAKLAPELVGPIAIAAYSYMALVPVIQPPIMKLLTTREERLIRMPDPRPVSKRERIIFPVVGFLMCCFLAPAALPLLGMLFFGNLLKECLVADRLAQTARTALIDIVTILLGITVGASTQADVFLTKKSVGIFFLGAASFMIATAGGIIFAKIMNIFCKTKINPLLGAAGVSAVPDSARVVQLIGNREDPGNYLLMHAMAPNIAGVIGSAVAAGVLWSFMM, encoded by the coding sequence ATGGAGCTTGTTCTCGATTTCCTTTCCAACACCGGATTTGCCCTGGCGGATTACCGTCATCTAATCATGATTGCCGTGGGTTGTGTTTTCATTTATCTGGGCATTGCCAAGCATTACGAACCACTTCTACTCGTTCCCATCGGATTTGGTATCCTCATGGGAAATGTTCCCGTTTTTAAGGGCTTCGGACTGGGCATCTACGAACGGGGAAGCGTTTTGAATTACTTATATTTCGGGGTTCGTCAGGGAATCTATCCCCCTCTGATTTTCCTGGGCATAGGCGCAATGACGGATTTTTCTTATATGCTTGCTCAGCCCAGGCTTATTCTTCTGGGAGCGGCTGCTCAGATAGGCATTTTTATAACTTTTCTGTGTGCCCTGGCACTGGGTTTTCCGGCAAACGAAGCTGCTTCCATCGGAATTATCGGTGGAGCCGATGGTCCCACGGCCATATTCCTTTCCGCCAAGCTTGCTCCTGAGCTTGTGGGCCCCATCGCAATAGCGGCTTACTCTTATATGGCTCTGGTCCCCGTTATTCAACCTCCCATAATGAAGCTTCTCACCACAAGAGAGGAACGGCTTATCCGCATGCCCGATCCCCGTCCCGTCAGTAAACGAGAACGCATCATCTTTCCCGTTGTGGGTTTTCTTATGTGCTGTTTTCTTGCCCCTGCGGCTCTTCCCCTTCTCGGGATGCTCTTTTTCGGAAACCTCCTGAAGGAGTGTCTGGTTGCGGACAGGCTTGCTCAGACCGCACGCACTGCACTGATTGACATAGTAACAATTCTGCTTGGAATCACCGTTGGTGCTTCAACTCAGGCCGATGTGTTCCTCACGAAAAAATCGGTCGGGATCTTTTTTCTGGGAGCAGCTTCGTTTATGATTGCAACGGCCGGAGGAATCATATTCGCAAAGATTATGAACATCTTTTGCAAAACCAAAATCAATCCGCTTCTTGGAGCTGCAGGTGTTTCTGCCGTGCCTGATTCTGCAAGAGTGGTACAGCTCATCGGAAATCGGGAAGATCCCGGTAATTATCTCCTCATGCACGCAATGGCGCCGAATATAGCCGGAGTGATCGGATCGGCCGTTGCAGCCGGTGTGTTGTGGTCTTTTATGATGTGA
- a CDS encoding OadG family protein, with amino-acid sequence MYGLKAIQEAHGWTITFLGVSVVFSALAFLSLFVANLSRILNFLDVAKRSILERLKSKPEVLQEAPAPQGNGHREVRIWLSPHDHEMMRYFELITQKLGEPFSLEEVLEKAQDRGIPRPHSALYNLIKKGVIVECRDKAMGYYCWKRGIDIAVSSDDKSPEREVAAED; translated from the coding sequence ATGTACGGCCTGAAGGCTATTCAGGAGGCTCACGGCTGGACCATAACTTTTCTGGGGGTTTCGGTTGTATTCAGTGCACTGGCTTTTCTGTCTCTTTTTGTTGCAAATCTGAGCAGAATCCTGAACTTTCTGGACGTCGCAAAACGCAGCATTCTTGAACGACTGAAAAGCAAGCCGGAGGTTCTTCAGGAAGCCCCGGCCCCACAGGGTAACGGGCATCGCGAGGTCAGGATATGGCTTTCTCCTCATGACCATGAAATGATGCGCTATTTTGAACTCATAACTCAAAAGCTGGGTGAACCCTTTTCTCTTGAAGAAGTTCTGGAAAAGGCCCAGGATCGCGGTATCCCACGGCCTCATTCGGCTCTTTATAACCTGATTAAAAAAGGCGTAATAGTTGAGTGCCGGGACAAAGCTATGGGTTACTATTGCTGGAAGAGGGGTATTGATATTGCCGTATCTTCTGATGATAAATCTCCGGAACGAGAAGTAGCGGCGGAGGATTAA
- a CDS encoding Crp/Fnr family transcriptional regulator: MISVNTLKKCRFFREFEDSELLKLARLAIPSQWNEGEVIFRAKSPAQYLYTLKKGAVLLAYPNRRSLIVDTPGEAIGWSTLVSPFHYTATAICLTDVDLIAFSRNDLFDLIRMDAQLGHKIVQKVISIMHARRAYHRAGTLEGDAQCTA, from the coding sequence ATGATAAGTGTAAACACTCTGAAAAAGTGCAGGTTCTTCAGAGAATTCGAAGATTCGGAGCTCCTGAAGCTGGCCAGGCTCGCAATCCCGTCCCAGTGGAATGAGGGGGAGGTCATCTTCAGAGCAAAATCACCGGCTCAGTATCTCTATACTCTGAAAAAAGGCGCCGTTCTGCTTGCTTATCCTAATCGGCGGAGTCTGATTGTTGATACTCCGGGGGAAGCAATTGGATGGTCAACACTGGTGAGTCCTTTTCATTATACCGCAACGGCCATATGCCTGACCGATGTGGATTTGATAGCCTTCTCACGAAATGATCTTTTTGATCTTATCAGAATGGATGCTCAATTGGGCCATAAGATTGTTCAAAAAGTCATTTCCATAATGCACGCAAGGCGAGCCTACCATAGGGCAGGCACCCTTGAAGGAGATGCACAATGTACGGCCTGA
- a CDS encoding ATP-binding protein: MKWTITRKLISFCLVVSLVPLIILGIFTVHSIRKIGEQAAVSSSRELEIKIRESLELRAIELANRVSEFLRACEADLHTLELLPRDPEVYRQFSLNKRGIVWTRVGTNENFKEVHLSIPLYREVAFIDPQGNEVIKIRNDQVVPFDELRNVRDPANTEYGVETYFVEAAELPAGEIYVSHVTGWYVTRDEQLMGVSSVEEAIEGKKYEGVVRFASPIRGDDGHLQGVVVLSLDHQHLMEFTQHVLPTEERFVVFPSYNSGNYAFMFDDEGWIITHPKFWDIRGIKPDGSFFDPTSPDYERMVRTGLAPFNLDHVHFIHPNYAFIAEQVRKGRSGVTNTFNVGGIPRVMAYAPIFYNRGPYRKHGIFGGITIGIRTEKFNEPAEKTGRQIELIVGVMKKNQIVVLLFAVVSAIIGALILSRRLTLPLVRLTDEVRRLARGEPPLRKEPMKTGDETEILWERFLEMTSEIARHHRELRETLDELAKSRREISRYSRRLERQVTILKRINELSQYLGATLDPQLVLQKVLETVVQGIGFDRSILYLYDAETDSLKCFGTVGFSHHEETLARRGVYRVGVHDCTPVRVFRESRTLYIGGVNSDPMATELDKKIASIAGINHYVFTPLIAEGKGIGVLGADNARSGRIITEQDIESLEILAGVASRAIERSTLYGKILEERNFIRAVFTQMIHGLITMDTEGIITSVNDRAADLFRMKAEDVVGRHYNEVLSNHEALCRRIQRFLLCNTDKQSFEIEMHEDGNGVERYLDVQFSRICRDVDSDIILMFLRDVTERKKLEEHIQRSNRLVSLGTLAAGIAHEIRNPLTGLSLLLDDIHDHLESNPSTRDSAALVRKALHELDRLEELVDNLVQFAAQKGRNRPVKADLRPVIDRLVFFIRKHCKQQKIDLTVSVPDSLPEVVMDPNRIQQALLNLTLNALQAMPNGGRLTIALKTVKPFETVTGRECVRISVADTGMGIQPEDLPFIFDPFFTRHFSGTGLGLSIVHSIIVEHGGWIGVNSRPGEGTMFTVDLPVDGKAG, translated from the coding sequence ATGAAGTGGACGATTACCAGGAAACTGATTTCCTTTTGCCTTGTTGTTTCGCTGGTGCCGCTTATTATTCTGGGTATTTTTACGGTTCACTCCATACGCAAGATAGGGGAGCAGGCTGCCGTTAGCAGCTCGAGAGAGCTGGAGATCAAGATCAGGGAATCCCTGGAGTTAAGGGCTATTGAGCTAGCAAACCGGGTGTCTGAGTTTTTGAGAGCCTGTGAAGCCGACCTGCACACCCTTGAGCTTCTGCCGAGAGATCCCGAGGTTTACAGACAGTTTTCTCTGAATAAGAGAGGAATTGTCTGGACCCGTGTCGGAACCAATGAGAATTTTAAGGAGGTTCACCTTTCGATACCGTTGTACAGGGAGGTGGCTTTCATTGATCCGCAGGGCAATGAGGTCATAAAGATTCGCAATGATCAGGTTGTACCCTTTGATGAGCTCAGGAATGTAAGAGATCCGGCAAATACCGAGTATGGAGTGGAAACCTATTTCGTCGAAGCCGCAGAACTACCTGCGGGTGAAATCTACGTGTCTCATGTTACCGGATGGTATGTTACGAGGGATGAACAGCTCATGGGAGTTTCTTCCGTTGAGGAAGCCATCGAAGGAAAGAAGTACGAAGGTGTGGTAAGGTTTGCTTCTCCCATAAGGGGCGATGACGGTCATCTTCAGGGTGTGGTGGTTCTCTCACTGGATCATCAGCACCTCATGGAATTCACTCAGCACGTTCTTCCTACGGAGGAACGGTTTGTCGTCTTTCCGAGCTACAACAGCGGTAATTATGCCTTCATGTTCGACGATGAAGGATGGATAATTACCCATCCCAAGTTCTGGGACATAAGGGGGATAAAACCCGACGGAAGCTTCTTTGATCCCACCTCCCCGGACTATGAACGAATGGTTCGGACGGGTCTGGCGCCTTTCAATCTCGACCACGTGCATTTCATTCATCCCAATTACGCTTTCATTGCGGAACAGGTACGAAAGGGCAGGTCGGGTGTTACCAATACTTTTAATGTTGGAGGGATCCCGAGAGTGATGGCTTATGCGCCGATTTTTTACAATCGGGGCCCTTACAGGAAGCACGGCATTTTTGGCGGCATAACGATAGGCATACGCACGGAGAAGTTCAACGAACCTGCGGAAAAGACGGGCAGACAGATCGAGCTTATTGTTGGCGTTATGAAGAAAAACCAGATCGTTGTGCTTCTTTTTGCCGTTGTGTCGGCCATCATCGGTGCATTGATCCTTTCACGGCGTCTCACACTGCCTCTGGTTCGCCTGACCGATGAGGTCAGGAGGCTGGCCAGAGGGGAACCTCCCCTCCGGAAAGAACCAATGAAAACGGGAGATGAGACGGAGATCCTCTGGGAAAGATTCCTGGAGATGACCTCTGAAATAGCCAGACATCACAGGGAGCTTCGTGAGACCCTCGATGAGCTTGCAAAGTCAAGAAGGGAAATCAGTCGCTACAGCCGGAGACTGGAGCGACAGGTAACGATTTTAAAGCGCATTAACGAATTGAGCCAGTACCTCGGCGCCACCCTTGATCCGCAGCTCGTTTTGCAGAAGGTTCTCGAAACCGTGGTTCAGGGCATTGGGTTTGATCGATCCATTCTGTACCTCTACGATGCGGAAACCGATAGCCTGAAATGTTTCGGAACGGTCGGTTTTTCTCACCACGAAGAAACCCTGGCCAGGCGAGGGGTGTACAGGGTCGGGGTGCACGACTGTACTCCTGTAAGGGTCTTCAGGGAGTCCAGGACCCTTTACATCGGCGGTGTTAATTCAGACCCGATGGCTACGGAGCTGGACAAAAAGATAGCGAGCATTGCGGGAATCAATCACTACGTTTTTACTCCGCTCATTGCAGAGGGAAAGGGTATAGGTGTCCTCGGGGCGGACAATGCCAGGAGCGGAAGGATTATAACGGAGCAGGATATTGAATCCCTGGAAATCCTTGCCGGTGTTGCATCGCGGGCAATTGAAAGGTCAACCCTTTACGGAAAAATCCTGGAGGAGAGGAACTTCATCCGGGCCGTTTTTACCCAGATGATTCACGGCCTTATCACCATGGATACGGAAGGGATTATAACGTCCGTAAACGATCGGGCTGCAGACCTGTTCCGCATGAAGGCCGAAGACGTCGTGGGCAGGCACTACAATGAGGTTTTATCGAACCACGAAGCACTATGCCGCAGGATACAGAGATTCCTTTTGTGTAATACCGACAAACAATCCTTTGAAATTGAAATGCACGAAGATGGGAACGGAGTAGAGCGATATCTTGATGTGCAATTTTCGAGAATTTGCAGAGATGTGGACTCGGACATCATTCTCATGTTCTTAAGGGATGTGACCGAGAGAAAAAAGCTTGAAGAACACATTCAGAGGTCAAATAGGCTTGTGAGCCTGGGGACGCTTGCCGCAGGCATTGCTCACGAAATACGCAACCCTCTCACAGGACTTTCTCTTTTGCTCGATGACATTCATGACCATCTCGAGTCCAACCCTTCGACCCGTGATTCGGCAGCCCTCGTACGAAAGGCACTTCATGAACTCGATAGATTAGAGGAGCTGGTTGATAACCTGGTTCAATTCGCGGCTCAGAAAGGGAGAAATCGCCCTGTGAAGGCCGATCTTCGTCCTGTTATTGATAGGCTTGTTTTCTTTATCAGAAAGCATTGCAAACAGCAGAAAATCGATTTAACCGTTTCCGTCCCTGACAGTCTTCCGGAGGTCGTGATGGATCCCAACAGAATTCAGCAGGCTCTTCTGAATCTGACCCTGAATGCTTTACAGGCAATGCCGAATGGTGGAAGGCTTACGATTGCGCTTAAAACCGTTAAGCCCTTTGAGACGGTTACCGGCAGGGAATGTGTGAGGATCTCTGTGGCCGATACCGGAATGGGCATCCAGCCGGAAGATCTGCCTTTTATTTTCGATCCCTTTTTTACCAGACATTTTTCCGGAACGGGCCTCGGACTTTCTATCGTGCACAGCATAATAGTCGAACACGGAGGCTGGATTGGCGTAAACAGCAGACCCGGAGAGGGAACAATGTTTACTGTTGATTTACCCGTTGACGGAAAGGCGGGATGA
- a CDS encoding geranylgeranyl reductase family protein: MKSSRVYDVVIVGAGPAGSTAARVLAEKGLEVLLLDRKSFPRRKACGGGLVWRALKGVPAEVAEQCVEAQHRSALLHFASLKKTFVVTKNYPLISTVDRYHFDYAMLTTARQKGAVFLNRTGCRDVRIKRDAGKKSLIEVTAGGRRFLTRYVIASDGAVSPVGRLLGTPDGRILIPALEGSVRKEEVPVLEDLAPSPRFDFGVIPNGYGWVFPRRDTYCVGVVYYGRFGDRGKSLRALFRRYVRWLGLDVTLVRGVKGSPIPVSPRKEPADPGGVLFAGDALGWTDPIMAEGISGAVISGMEAANAIIEGDGNREEVFKVYRQAIKRRLFREYALSSFLARIVYHVPKLRDGCFSLYGQEIAAIIADVLSGFRSYRWLLFWPFNYLKAIGLFPMRYLKSITGSGDYGSRFDSR, translated from the coding sequence GTGAAGAGCTCGAGAGTTTATGATGTTGTCATCGTGGGGGCAGGACCTGCCGGATCTACGGCGGCAAGGGTTCTGGCCGAAAAGGGGTTGGAAGTTCTCCTTCTTGATCGGAAATCCTTTCCTCGACGCAAGGCCTGTGGGGGCGGCCTTGTCTGGAGGGCCCTCAAAGGGGTGCCCGCGGAGGTTGCAGAACAATGCGTTGAAGCACAGCACAGGAGTGCCCTCCTTCACTTTGCATCCCTGAAGAAAACTTTCGTGGTCACAAAAAATTATCCCCTTATATCCACGGTGGATCGTTACCACTTCGATTACGCAATGCTGACCACGGCGAGGCAAAAGGGGGCAGTTTTCCTGAACAGGACCGGGTGCAGAGATGTAAGGATAAAGAGAGATGCGGGAAAGAAAAGTTTAATCGAGGTAACGGCAGGCGGAAGAAGATTTTTGACCCGTTACGTTATCGCTTCCGACGGTGCGGTGAGCCCTGTAGGGCGTCTTCTGGGAACCCCGGATGGCCGGATTTTAATACCCGCCCTTGAGGGTAGCGTAAGAAAGGAAGAGGTTCCGGTGCTGGAAGATCTGGCTCCTTCTCCGCGTTTTGATTTTGGCGTAATTCCAAACGGATACGGCTGGGTGTTTCCGAGAAGGGATACCTATTGTGTGGGGGTTGTGTATTACGGTCGATTCGGCGACAGAGGTAAATCCCTGCGGGCTCTCTTCCGCAGGTATGTCCGATGGTTGGGCCTGGATGTGACGCTGGTCAGAGGCGTGAAGGGATCGCCCATACCCGTATCCCCCAGAAAAGAACCGGCCGACCCGGGAGGGGTACTCTTTGCCGGGGATGCGCTGGGATGGACCGATCCGATCATGGCGGAAGGGATCAGCGGTGCCGTTATAAGTGGCATGGAAGCTGCTAACGCCATCATTGAGGGCGATGGAAATAGGGAGGAGGTATTTAAGGTTTACAGGCAGGCTATAAAGCGCAGGCTTTTTCGGGAATATGCTTTATCGAGTTTTCTGGCCCGAATAGTTTACCATGTTCCGAAATTGCGTGACGGATGTTTTTCACTCTACGGTCAGGAAATTGCCGCCATTATAGCGGATGTGCTTTCGGGTTTTCGTTCCTACAGGTGGTTGCTTTTCTGGCCCTTTAACTACTTGAAGGCAATTGGGCTTTTTCCCATGAGATACTTGAAAAGCATTACGGGATCCGGTGACTATGGCTCACGTTTTGATAGTCGATGA
- a CDS encoding sigma-54-dependent transcriptional regulator, giving the protein MAHVLIVDDEPFICENLQRILEEENYRTQLAFDGQSALKLVEKESPDLVLLDLRLPDMNGLDVLRTIKEMDPEIFVIIITGYASVESAVQAIKLGAYDYIKKPFKADVIKLIVRLALEAQGLRKEVNYLREHKSRFHDEIVYRSETFSRVLGQAREVARHGDTTVLIMGESGTGKEVIARYIHAMSPRKNKPFMAVNCAAFPGSLLESEIFGHEKGAFTGAVQKRAGLFEAASGGTLFLDEVAEMDLNVQAKLLRVLEEKKVRRLGSTRLYDVDVRIIAATNKDLQKAVRDGRFREDLFYRLNVFPIVIPPLRERPEDIMALAEFFMKHYARKFGKDFQKIGSDAEELLTGYSWPGNVRELKNTMERICIMHNSDTLRKDHLPAELLPSRVKDDLQAAVINIPFPEEGLRLDDILDQVAASLISEAVKRAGGNISLAARLLGIPRGTLRYKLDKYGITLN; this is encoded by the coding sequence ATGGCTCACGTTTTGATAGTCGATGACGAGCCTTTCATATGTGAAAATCTTCAGAGAATTCTCGAAGAGGAGAATTACCGCACTCAGCTTGCCTTCGACGGGCAAAGCGCTCTTAAGCTTGTAGAGAAGGAATCTCCTGATCTTGTTCTGCTGGATCTCAGACTGCCCGACATGAACGGGCTGGACGTTTTGAGAACCATCAAAGAGATGGACCCTGAGATTTTCGTCATAATCATAACGGGTTATGCCTCCGTTGAGTCTGCCGTTCAGGCAATAAAGCTCGGTGCCTATGACTACATAAAAAAGCCCTTCAAGGCGGATGTTATAAAGCTTATAGTCAGGCTGGCTCTTGAAGCTCAGGGTTTGAGAAAAGAAGTTAACTACCTGAGAGAACACAAATCCAGATTTCACGACGAGATAGTTTACAGAAGTGAAACCTTTTCCAGGGTCCTTGGTCAGGCCAGAGAGGTTGCCCGTCACGGCGATACCACGGTTTTGATCATGGGAGAAAGCGGTACCGGCAAAGAGGTGATAGCGCGGTATATTCACGCCATGAGCCCGAGAAAGAATAAGCCCTTTATGGCGGTAAACTGTGCTGCTTTCCCGGGAAGCCTTCTGGAAAGTGAGATATTTGGTCACGAAAAAGGTGCCTTTACGGGCGCCGTTCAGAAACGGGCCGGTCTGTTTGAAGCTGCTTCTGGGGGAACTCTGTTTCTCGATGAAGTGGCAGAAATGGACCTGAACGTTCAGGCAAAACTTCTTCGGGTTCTGGAAGAGAAAAAGGTAAGACGCCTTGGAAGTACGCGTCTGTACGACGTGGACGTGCGAATTATAGCCGCAACCAACAAGGATCTTCAGAAGGCAGTCAGAGACGGGAGGTTCCGGGAGGACCTTTTTTACCGGTTGAACGTCTTCCCCATCGTTATTCCCCCGCTTCGGGAAAGGCCGGAAGACATTATGGCGCTGGCGGAATTCTTTATGAAACATTATGCAAGAAAGTTCGGCAAAGATTTCCAGAAAATAGGCTCCGATGCCGAGGAACTGCTAACGGGTTATTCGTGGCCGGGGAACGTAAGAGAGCTTAAAAACACGATGGAAAGAATCTGCATTATGCATAACTCCGATACGCTGAGGAAGGATCACCTTCCGGCAGAACTTTTGCCAAGCAGGGTCAAAGATGACCTTCAGGCGGCCGTCATTAATATCCCCTTTCCCGAAGAAGGTCTCAGGTTAGACGATATTCTGGATCAGGTGGCAGCATCTCTTATCAGTGAGGCCGTTAAGAGGGCAGGGGGGAACATTTCGCTTGCCGCAAGACTCCTGGGCATTCCCCGGGGAACCCTGCGTTACAAACTTGACAAATACGGCATAACCTTAAACTAA